One genomic segment of Brassica napus cultivar Da-Ae chromosome A3, Da-Ae, whole genome shotgun sequence includes these proteins:
- the LOC106378835 gene encoding uncharacterized protein At3g43530-like: MITYADLQKQMLAMKSKPYQDRLKMDALYFLASILIGGRKSGEGASLMDSFFQTVVDDLDACIKFPWGRYAFQHNLKDVSSFLEKCDTVVPTSWLLALEAIPSLRNHFRESVNGARPGYTPWLPADVQDASKQGEETYENLVKLSILVATAAEKEILESIGMGKETRTAQVEGPTIPAIGGGSNNAKSGQTDAYSVEAPGVEPLKAMEGRLMNAISDGTKEVNKKVKSLSDRLTLVENEVKSLRVSVSGMRELSSEGESDNPFDQDGSDNPSEEDGSDTPSEEDGGDTLSEAHKDGGSKDDSVLAIANQVQSEHGNGDDDMYCRDVCSG; this comes from the exons ATGATTACATATGCTGACCTGCAGAAGCAGATGTTGGCAATGAAATCAAAGCCATATCAGGATCGTCTAAAGATGGACGCTCTGTACTTCTTAGCCAGTATCCTCATCGGAGGCCGAAAGAGTGGAGAGGGAGCATCACTTATGGACAGTTTCTTCCAAACTGTTGTTGATGACCTAGATGCGTGTATAAAGTTCCCTTGGGGGCGGTATGCATTCCAACATAACTTGAAGGATGTCTCTAGCTTCTTGGAGAAATGCGACACGGTTGTGCCAACGAGTTGG TTGTTGGCGCTTGAGGCAATTCCAAGCTTGAGGAACCATTTCCGAGAAAGTGTGAATGGTGCACGCCCTGGGTACACGCCCTGGTTGCCCGCGGATGTGCAAGATGCA TCGAAACAAGGAGAAGAGACTTATGAAAACTTGGTGAAACTAAG TATCTTGGTAGCAACAGCGGCTGAGAAGGAAATTCTGGAAAGCATAGGGATGGGCAAGGAAA CTCGTACAGCTCAGGTTGAAGGTCCCACCATTCCTGCTATTGGAGGAGGATCCAATAATGCCAAATCTGGACAGACTGATGCATATTCGGTGGAGGCTCCTGGAGTTGAGCCTTTAAAAGCGATGGAAGGTCGGCTTATGAATGCAATCTCGGATGGTACGAAGGAAGTTAACAAAAAAGTCAAGTCATTGTCTGACCGGCTAACTCTTGTAGAAAACGAAGTGAAAAGTCTTAGGGTAAGTGTTTCCGGAATGAGGGAACTGTCGTCGGAAGGGGAAAGTGATAATCCGTTCGACCAAGATGGTAGTGATAATCCGTCGGAGGAAGATGGTAGTGATACTCCGTCGGAGGAAGATGGTGGTGATACATTATCGGAGGCACATAAAGATGGTGGTTCTAAGGATGATAGTGTTCTTGCTATTGCAAACCAAGTGCAGAGTGAACATGGTAATGGTGATGACGACATGTACTGCAGAGATGTCTGCAGCGGCTGA
- the LOC106378836 gene encoding tol-Pal system protein TolA-like: MLEKENAEKKKKKRARKDDGKELLLSKQPKVCDRGRSPIWTRAQEEAAQKEAARKEAAQKKDAKLKGGEKKQTKNTAEKKAAQKEAAAQKKAAKKMKTCRKNKQTKKRGKKTL, translated from the coding sequence ATGCTTGAGAAGGAAAAtgctgagaagaagaaaaagaagagggcGAGAAAAGATGATGGAAAAGAATTACTTCTTTCGAAACAGCCAAAGGTTTGCGATAGGGGGAGGAGTCCCATTTGGACAAGAGCCCAAGAGGAGGCAGCTCAGAAGGAGGCAGCTCGGAAGGAGGCAGCCCAGAAGAAGGACGCCAAGCTGAAGGGAGGTGAAAAGAAGCAGACGAAGAACACAGCTGAGAAGAAGGCAGCTCAGAAGGAGGCAGCAGCCCAAAAGAAGGCAGCCAAGAAGATGAAGACATGTAGAAAGAACAAGCAGACAAAGAAGAGAGGTAAGAAGACGTTGTGA